A segment of the Lelliottia amnigena genome:
CGTCTTTCGCGCGTTTCACCGCCGGGCCGATCCCTTTGGAGTCCGCGGCGTTCAGGATGATCATGTCCACTTTTGCAGCGATAAAGTTGTCAATCTGCGCCACCTGCTGGCCCAGATCGTAACCGCTGGACACCAGCGTCACTTTGACGTTATCACCGGCCAGTTTGCGCGCTTCCAGCTCAGCCCCTTTAGTGATCTGTACAAAGAACGGGTTGGCCAAATCGCCCACCGTCACGCCGATAGATTTCAGATCTTTTGCCTGCGCAAACGGAGCGGAGGCCAGCAGTGCGCCAGCACAGAGCGCGGTAACTAATGGCTTCAAACGCATAGGGTAGTCCTCAAGGTAAGATGTTGTTGTTATGCACTTTGATGATGTCGGGTACGGTATTTGTCGATCAGAACCGCAATGATGATCACCGCCCCTTTGATCACCAGTTGCCAGAAGTACGAAACGCCCATCAGCGTCATGCCGTTGTTCAGCGTGGCGATAATCAGCGCGCCCACCAGCGTGCCGGTGATCGTGCCGATCCCGCCGACAAAGCTGGTGCCGCCGAGGATCACCGCCGCGATGGCGTCCAGCTCGTATCCCATGCCTAAATTGCCGTTAGCGCTGTAGAGGCGCGAGGCGCTCATCACGCCGCCCAGACCGGACAGCAGGCCGCTCATGCCGTACACAAACAGCAGCACCAGCCACACTTTGATACCGGTCAGGCGCGCCGCCTGCATATTGCCGCCAACCGCATAGATATGAACGCCAAGCGTGGTGCGGCGCAGAATAAACCAGCACACCGCGATCACTGCCAGGGCGATCACCACGAGCCACGGAACCGGGCCAAGATAGTTATTGCCGATCCATTCAAAGCTGATATTGGAGTTAATCACCGTGGTGCCATCGGCCAGCAGATAGGCCGCGCCGCGCAGCGCCGTATAGGTGCCGAGCGTGACGATAAACGGCGGCAATCCGGCAAACGCCACCAGCGCGCCGTTGAACAGCCCCAGAACCATGCCGAGCATTAACGCTGCCGGAATCGAGAGCATCGCGAACTCGGGGATTAGCGACACCACCATCGCCGCCACTGCCGTAGTGCCCAGAATGGACCCCACCGACAGGTCGATCCCGCCGGTCAAAATGATGAACGTCATGCCCGCCGCCAGCACGATGTTGATCGACGCCTGACGGGTGATATTCAGCAGGTTGCTTTCGGTGAAGAAGTTAGGGGCGATAAAACCAAATACCGCCACGATCAGAATCAAAATCGGTAAAATCCCGACCGTTTGCATCAGATCGCTCATCAGCATTTTTTTGGCGGAGGCGGATTTCGCCACCTGTTGCGGAGTAGGAGTTTGTGTCATGGTTGCACCGCCTGATGATGAGAGTCGTTCACGCCGGTTGCCAGCGTCATGATATTTTCCTGAGTAATGCTGTCGCCGTGCAGTTCGCCGGCAATGCTGCCTTCGCGCATCACATATACGCGGTCGCTCATTCCGACCACTTCCGGTAGCTCGCTGGAGATCATCAAAATCGCCACCCCTTTGCGCGCCATCTGGTTCATGATGCGATAAATCTCGCTTTTCGCGCCGACGTCCACGCCGCGCGTCGGCTCATCCAGAATCAGAATGCGTGGGCCAATCGCTACCCAGCGGGAGATCAGCAATTTTTGCTGATTGCCCCCCGATAATCCGCCCGCGCGTACCTGCGAATGCGGCACGCGGATGTTGAGCAGGGCGATGGCGTCATCGGAAATGGACTGCGCTTTTTTGCGGTTCAGCATGCCGAAGGAGGCGTCGCGCTCAAGCGTCGCCATGGTGATGTTTTCCTGCGCCGCCAGTTCCAGGAACAGCCCTTGCTCTTTGCGGTTCTCGGTCAGATAACCAATACCCTGATCGATGGCGGCGCGGGGGGAGTGAATCACCACCGGTTCGCCGTCAACCTCAATCATGCCGCCCGTGGCTTTACGTACGCCAAAAATCAGATGGGCCAGCTCAGAACGCCCGGCGCCGACCAGCCCGGCCAGCCCGACGATCTCGCCGGAACGTACCTGCAGGCTGCACGGCTGGACTTTTTTGCCATCCGTCAGGTGATGCACGTTGAGACGCGGACCGCCCAGCGGGATATCGCGCTCTTTGTTGAACAGATCGCTCAGCGGACGGCCCACCATCATGCGCACCAGCTCGGAGGCATTCAGTTTGTCGCGCGTCAGGCTGCCGACGTACTGCCCGTCACGCAGGACGCTCACGCGGTCAGAAAGCTCATACACTTCCGCCATGCGATGGCTGATGTAGATGATTGCCATCCCCTCATCGCGCAGGCGCAAAATCAGTTCAAACAGGCGATGGGTTTCACGCGATGAGAGGGCGGCGGTCGGTTCATCCATCACCAGCACGCGGCTTTTACGGTGCAGCGCGCGGGCGATTTCCACCTGCTGCTGCTCGGCAATGGTGAGCTTCATGACTAAATCGGTGGATTTAAAATGCGCGCCAAGCCGGTCGATGACCGTCTGCGCCTGCGCGGCCATCTCTTTACGCTGCACCAGTCCGCCGCGTGACAGCTCGCTGCCGAGGAAAATATTCTCCGCAACGGTGAGATTTGGCGCGAGCTGCATCTCCTGGTAAATCAGCGTGATGCCCGCTGCCAGCGCGTCTTTGGGGCCTTTGATGGTGTAGGGCTGGCCGTCGATCAGGACTTCGCCGCTGGTGGCGATATATGCCCCCGCGAGGATCTTCATCAGCGTGCTTTTGCCCGCGCCGTTTTCGCCCATTAACGCGTGGATCTCACCGGGCCAGACCGTCAGATCCACACCCTTGAGTGCGTGGAAGTTGCCAAAGGTTTTGGCAATATTGCGCATCTCTAGTACCGGGGTCCTGCTCATGGCGGATCTCCTGTGAAGGTCGATATCAGCAGTCCATCACATCCCGGTAAATGCAAAATGTCAGAAGCCGTTCATATTTGTCATAGTTATGAATAGTTAATGTGGATCACAGTTTAGGGCTGTGATGACCTTTTACCCTCACCCCAGCCCTCTCCCTAAGGGAGAGAGAGAAAACCATACCCTCGATCCTTTGGGGAGCATTCTGGGGAAAAGACGCACAGTACGCCCTGCCTCATGGGCGGAAGATTTGCGCTTCCCCCTCTCCCTAAGGGAGAGGGAGAAAAACAAGCCCTCGATCCTTTGGGGAGCATTCTGGGGAAAAGACGCACATTACGCCCTGACTCATGGGCGGAAGATTTGCTCTTCCCCTCTCCCTGTGGGAGAGGGCCGGGGTGAGGGCATCAAACCACACTGGAGCCAACAAACATGCCATCTCGCCGCCCGCCTTTTTTTGCCAGCGCCCGTGGCCGCCTGCTAATTTTTAATCTGCTGGTGGTCGCGGTGACGCTGATGGTCAGCGGCGTGGCGGTGCTCGGTTTTCGTCATGCCAGCCAGATTCAGGAGCAGGTCCAGCAGCAAACGCTTAACGACATGACCGGCAGCATGAATCTGGCACGCGACACCGCGAATGTGGCGACGGCGGCGGTGCGCTTGTCTCAGGTGGTGGGGGCGCTGGAGTACAAAAGTGAAGCCGACCGGCTCAAGCAAACGCAAATGGCGCTGCGCCGCTCGCTGGAACAACTCGCCGATGCGCCGCTGGCGCAGCAGGAACCGGCGCTGGTGGCACGAATTATTCGCCGCAGCAATGAATTACAGCAAAGCGTGACCGGGATGCTGGAGCGCGGACAGCGCCGTCACCTGGAACGCAACGAGCTGCTGAGTTCGCTTTATCAGAGCCAAAGCTTTTTGCGCCATTTGCAGGACATTAACCGTCGCTTTGGCGGCGATGTGCCCGATGCACAGCTGCTTGGCGAGATGGACCGGCTGCTGATGGCTGCCATTGAAACCCCGTCGCCGCGCGCCACTATCCAGCAGCTGAATGCTGTGATGGCCTCTCTGCCGCAGTCGGCTACGCTGCCGGTTATTGATTTTGTGCTGCCGGATTTTAACGCCGAGCTGCGCAAGCTCGCACCGCTATCAAAGCAGCTTGAAGAGAGCGATCTGGCGATCAGCTGGTACATGTTTCACATCAAAGCGCTGGTGGCGATTTTAAACAGCGATATCAATCAGTACGTGGCGCAGGTGGCGCAGGCGTCGGAATTACGTACCGCACAGAGCCATAAAGAACTGCGCTCGATCAGCGTGTTCATCAGCGTTTTTGCGCTGCTGGCGCTGATCATCACCGGTTTTGCATGCTGGTATATCTATCGCAATTTAGGCTCTAACCTGACGGCGATTTCACGCGCGATGTCACGGCTGGCGCACGGCGAGCCGGATGTGTCGGTGCCTGCGCTACAGCGGCGTGATGAGCTGGGCGAACTGGCGCGCGCGTTCAACGTGTTTGCCCGCAACACCGCCTCGCTTGAGCACACCACACGGCTGCTGAAACAAAAAACCACGCAGATGGAAATCGACAGGCTGGAGCGTCAGGGGCTGGAAGAGGCGCTGCTGCACAGCCAAAAAATGAAAGCCGTCGGCCAGCTCACGGGCGGGCTGGCGCATGATTTTAACAATCTGCTGGCAGTGATTATCGGTAGCCTTGAGCTGGCAAATCCCGAGTCTCCGGACGCGCCGCGCATCACCCGTGCGCTCAAAGCCGCCGAGCGCGGGGCGTTGCTCACGCAGCGCCTGCTGGCGTTTTCGCGCAAACAGTCCCTGCATCCGCATGCGGTCGAGATGAAACCGCTGCTGGAAAATCTCGGCGAATTGATGTGCCACTCTTTGCCTGCCACCATCACGCTGGATATTGAGGCGCAGCACCCCGCATGGCCCGCGTGGATTGACGTCAGCCAGCTGGAAAACGCCATTATCAATCTGGTGATGAACGCCCGCGATGCGATGGAAGGCGAGGGCGGCATTATTCGGATCCGCACATGGAATCAGCGTGTTACCCGCAGCGATGGACGCCGACAGGATATGGTGGCGCTGGAGGTCATCGATCACGGCAGCGGCATGTCGCAGGAGGTGAAATCGCGGGTATTTGAACCGTTCTTCACCACCAAACAGACCGGCAGCGGCAGCGGACTGGGCCTGTCGATGGTCTACGGGTTCGTGCGCCAGTCCGGCGGGCGCGTGGAAATCGAAAGCGCGCCGGGGCAGGGCACGACCGTGCGGCTCCAGCTTCCGCGCTCTTTACAGCAGGTGATGATTGAGGACGAAACGCTGGCGGCCAACGAGGCACCGCAAAGCGATCGGCTGGTGCTGGTACTGGAGGATGAAGCAGACGTGCGCCAGACGCTGTGCGAGCAGCTGCATCAGCTTGGCTATTTAACGCTGGAAGCTGAAAACGGCGAACAGGCGCTGAGAATGCTGGGATCTTCGCCCGATATCGAAATGTTTATCAGCGACTTAATGCTGCCGGGCGGCATGAGCGGTGCTGAGGTGATTCATCACGTGCGCACGCATTTCCCGCTTCTTCCGGTACTTATGGTGAGCGGCCAGGATTTGCGTCCAACGCATAATCCGCAGTTGCCGGACGTTGAGCTATTGCGCAAACCCTTCACGCGCGCGCAGCTGGCGCAGGCGCTGCACAAAGCGATGAAAATTTGAGATTCCTCCGCTACTCCCGATTTTCACCGTTGATTAACGTAAAGCCAGCCCACCTGCGAGACTGGCATTATGAAAAATTACGCTTCCGCCCTGTTATTTGGTCTGCTGTCTTTAACCAGCCAACTGGCTCATGCCGACCTTGTTGATGACGCAATCGGCAACATTCAGCAGGCGATCAACGACGCCTACAATCCCAGCAGCGCTAGCCGCCGGGATGAGGATGACGATCGCTACGAAGACCGTCGTCGTAACGACAGCCGTCAGTATGACGACCGACGTCGCCAGCTTGAAGACCGCCGCCGTCAGTTAGATGACAGACAGCGCCAGCTGGATCAGGACAGGCGTCAGCTTGAAGACGATGAACGGCGGCTGGAAGACAATTACGATGGTTAGTCGGCGGCAGTAATGAGGGCGTCGGACGTGTCGCCCCCATGCTCAGACCGCGAATGCTCAGGCTTTATGCTTTGACGTCGGGTTGGGCATTCTCTGACGGGATTTTCACAATGGCTGGACGTACATATTTTTTATCCCCGCGCCCTGGAAGATAAGGCACGCACCAGCCCATGATCAGACCGGCCAACAGCCCGGGTCCCGTTGCCATCCAGAAGATCGCTGAATCGAGCGAGCCTGAATAAAGCAGCCCGTAAAGCGTAGCAATCGCCGCACCCATCGCACCGCAGGCGAGTGTTCTATGCCAGGCGTGCTGATAAATATGCTGCGGAAGACAGGCCGCGGCGACCCCGGTCAACAGGGCAGAAACGCCCCCCAAAAACCACGTCACCGCCATAAAATACGGGAAATTCAGGACGATTTGCAGCAAGAGGTTTTCCGCCGTGCGGTGGTTGGTGAGCAGTTCTCCAGCGAAAGTAACGGGTACGCCGAGATGCGGTCCCAGTAAAGCAAACCAGCAGGCGTGATGGAAAATACGGCGTGTTTTGGTCATAAGCATCCCCTTCATATGGTCAATTTGGCGGGGAGCATAAAGGGCGTAAGTGAAGTCACGGTGAAGTGGTGTTAATCCAGCATCAAAACCATCCCGTCGTATCCGGCTTCAAACCCGTCTGGCAGCGGGTTATCCATCAGCCATACGTCAAACTGGTGGCTGATGTGGGTCAAAATCACCTGCGGGCACCCAATCACCTTATTGAGTGCGATAACCGTGTTGAGATCGCTATGATTACGCGGCGTTTCTTCGCGCGGCGCATGGCTGCAATCGATCACGATGACCTGCGGTTGGTTGTTGAGCAGGAATTTCACCGTCTTTTCCGGTAGCCCGGCGGTGTCAGACAGCCACGCCACACGGCTGTGCGCGCTTTCCAGCAGATAGCCAAACGTCAGCTTAGAGTGGTTCAGCGGCAGCGGCGTCACTCGCAAACCCTGGAGTTCGAACATCACAAAGGGTTCAACCGTCCGGCTAAAATCCAGAATGCCGGGATGTTTGAACAGATCGTCGCAGCCCGCGTCGTCCGGGGGGCCGTAAACGGGAATGGTCGCGCCCACGCCCCAGCGCAGCGGGAACAACCCCTGGACATGATCCATATGGTAATGCGTCAGCAAAAACTGTTGAAAACTGCCCGCCGGCCAGTCATCCATCAGATGCGGAATGCCCGCGTCCAGCAGCGTCACTGCGTCGTTGAATTTGACCGCCGCGCTGCACGGGCGACGGCGATGCGCCTCCTGTAACCTCGCCCGACGGCACGCCGCGCAGTCGCAGCCAAAGACCGGCACCAGCTGCGCGCCACCCGTTCCCGTCAGCGTAATGGTCAAACACATAGCGCCTCCTTACAGAGGTTTGGTGAATCTATAGTGGCTCTGGGCATATCCTTCGCGAATATAAAAACGGTGGGCATCGACGCGCTTCACGCTTGTGGAAAGCTCCGTCATCTCCGCGCCCACTTTTCGCGCTTCATCCTCGGCCCAGGCCAACAGCTGGCTACCGACCTTCAGACCGCGCGCCTGCGGCAGAACCACCAGCTCCTGAATTTCACCGATCCAGTTAACGTGATGGAGGTGAAATTGCAGATGCAGACCAATCATGCCGACGGTCTGCCCGTCCAGATCCGCCAGCTGATAATGCATGTGGCGATCCTGAAGATTGGCGAGAAAACCCGCCAGAAACGCGTCACGATCAAATTCCGCCTGTTTGAGTTCACATATCAGGCCGTAAACGGCCTGAGCATCTTCAGGTGTGGCGGGGCGGAGTTCACAGGCAGGCATGGCATTTTTCCTTCTGACGAATAAGCGCGATCAAGTTATCGACAGACTGTAGCAAACTTCCGTCGTTATTGAGGAGATGGCATTCGGATGGCGTATAGCGCGCGGCGCGCGCCAGCCGTTCGTCAATCTCACGCGCGGTTTCCCGTCCTCTGTTTTGCAAGCGATGACGCAGCACGTCAGGCGAGACCTGCAAACAAACCGGCAACAACGCGTCGCCGTATCGGGCGTGCGCCTGTGGCAAATGGGCGCGAGAACCGTTCACCAGCACGTTAAATCCCGCGTGCAGCCACAGGTCGATCTCTACGCCGACGCCGTAATAAAAGCCGTTCGCATGCCAGCTCAGTGCCAGTAAATTTTGCCCGGCGCGGGTAAAAAATTCCTGCTCGCTCAGGGCGATATGGTTCTCGCTGCCTGCATTTGCTGCCCGCGTTATGTAACGATGCGCCACTAACAGCCGCGTATGTTCCTGCTGGCGTAGCGCCGTCAGCAGGCTGTCTTTACCGGAGCCGGACGGCCCCATTAGCCAGATCAGTTTTCCCATCAGAACACCCGTTTTCCCTGACGCCAGACGTGGTCAATATGAACATGCTCGCCTTTACGATGCGCCAGTACCAGGTCGGCCCGTTTGCCTTCGCCGATGACGCCGCGATCGCGGAGGTTCAGCGCATCCGCCGGGTTTTTGGTCACCAGACGAATCGCCTGCGGCAGGGTAAAGCTGTTACCTGCGTCGTCGGCGACGCGGAAAGCGGCATCCAGCAGGCTGCCGGGATAGTAGTCGGACGAGAGAATATCCAGCAGCCCGAGCGAGGCGAGTTGGCTGGCGGCAACGTTGCCGGAATGCGATCCGCCGCGCACGATATTCGGCGCGCCCATCAGGACGTTCATTCCGTGCTTGCGTGAGGCTTCTGCCGCTTCGAACGTGGTGGGAAATTCGGCGATCACGCTACCAAGCTGATGGGATTCGAGCACATGATCGTGCGTGGCGTCGTCGTGGCTCGCGAGGGCAATGTTGCGCTCGCGGCATATCCCGGCAATCGACAGACGATTCGGCTGCGACCACTGCGCGGCCAGCGCCAGCTGTTCCTCTTCATAACGCGCCATTTCGTCATCGCTGAGCGAATATTTGCCCTGATAATATTCACGATACTTTTCAATATTGGCGAACTGGCGCTGGCCCGGCGAGTGATCCATCAGCGACACTAGCGATACCGGCTCGCGACCCACCAGCTTTTCGAACAGCGGAAGCGTGGTGAAATGCGGAAGTTCGCAGCGCAGATGCAGGCGGTGCTCGGCGCGATTCAGACCGCGTTTCTGGGTGTCTTCCACCGCGTTAATCATCTTCTCGAGGTTTTCGAGACGATCACCGCCGTCGCGCACATCGCCAATCGCCACCGCGTCCAGCACGGTGGTGATCCCGCTGGCGACCATGAGCGCGTCATGGCTGCTCATCGCCGAGTGGGCCGGCCAGTCTACTTTCGGGCGAGGGGTAAAGAATTTGTCGAGGTTATCAGTGTGCAGTTCGATAAGCCCTGGCAACAGCCAGCCGCCTTCACCGTCCATTGCCTCCGGTGAGCGGCTTTGCGTCTCGGCAAAGGCACGGATTTCGCCGCCCTGCACGTCAATCGATCCCTCGACGACGTCGTTTTCCAGCACCAGCTTGACGTTATTGATAATCATGGCGCGACTCCCATCGTATGCAGACGATCCGCCACGCGATCGCGCACCGCAGCGTCGTGGAAGATCCCGACGATTGCAGCACCCCGCGTTTTGGCATGTTCAATCAGTTCGACGACGGCGGCGCTGTTTTTGGCGTCCAGCGAGGCGGTCGGCTCATCGAGCAGTAAAATCGGGTAATCGACGATAAACCCGCGCGCGATATTCACGCGCTGCTGCTCCCCGCCGGAAAAGGTCGATGGCGCAAGATGCCACAGGCGTTCCGGTACGTTCAGGCGCGTGAGCAAATTCGCGGCTTTTGTGGCGCACGCTTCGCGCGGCACGCCCAGATCGAGCAGCGGCTGCATCACCACGTCAAGGGCGGAGATCCGCGGGATCACCCGCAGGAACTGACTCACCCAGCCGATCGTCGCCCGACGCACTTCCAGCACTTTGCGCGCCGGGGCCTGCACCAGATCCACCCATTCATCACCATGACGAATATGAATATGGCCTTCGTCGGGCAAATAGTTGGCGTACAGCGAGCGTAAAAGCGTCGATTTTCCGCTGCCGGAATGACCGTGCAGCACCACGCATTCGCCGCCGTTTACCTCGAGCGAGGCGTTTTGCAGGACCGGCAGGCGCACGCCGTTTTGCTGGTGGAGCACAAACGTTTTACTGACATTTTCTACGCGGATCATGTTGACCTCTTAATTCTGTAAAACGGACGACACCAGCAGCTGCGTGTAGGGGTGATGCGGATCGTCGAGCACGCGGTCGGTTAAACCACTTTCCACCACCTGGCCCTGCTTCATCACCAGCAAACGATCCGCCAGCAGACGCGCCACGCCTAAATCGTGGGTGACAATCACCACCGCCAGATCCAGTTCCACCACCAGACCGCGCAGCAAATCCAGCAGCCGCGCCTGGACCGAAACGTCCAGCCCACCGGTCGGCTCATCCATAAACACCAGTTTGGGATGGGTCACCAGATTGCGGGCAATTTGCAGGCGCTGCTGCATGCCGCCGGAAAACGTGGTCGGCAGGTCGTCGATGCGCGACGCGGGGATTTCTACCTCTTCCAGCCACTGCTGGGCGGTGGCGCGGATCGTGCCGTAATGGCGCGCGCCGGTAGCCATCAGCCGTTCACCGATGTTTCCCCCCGCCGACACCTGGCGGCGCAGACCGTCCATCGGATGCTGATGTACCACGCCCCATTCGGTGCGTAGCAGGCGGCGGCGCTCGGCCTCACTCATGCCGTACAGCGACCGATCCTGATAGCGGATTTCGCCGTTTTGCGGCGTTAAGCGCGCGGAAATGGATTTCAGCAGCGTGGTTTTGCCGGAGCCGGACTCACCGACAATGCCCAGCACTTCGCCCGGCCACAGATCAAACGACACATCGCTAAAGCCTTTTCCTGGCGCGTATAAATGGGTCAGGTTATTCACCGAAAGCAGCGGTTTCATTGGCCGTTCGCCTCGCTCTGTTGGCGACAGAAATCGGTGTCGGAGCAGACAAACATCCGTTTGCCCGTATCGTCCAGCACCACTTCGTCGAGATAGCTGTGTCTTGAGCCGCAGATGGCGCACGGCTCGTCCCACTCCTGCACCGTGAACGGATGATCGTCAAAGTCGAGACTCTCCACGCGGGTATACGGTGGCACGGCGTAGATGCGCTTTTCGCGTCCGGCACCAAACAGCTGGAGCGCGGGCATCATGTCCATTTTTGGGTTATCGAATTTTGGGATGGGCGACGGGTCCATGACGTAGCGTCCGTTCACTTTCACCGGATAGGCGTAGGTGGTGGCGATATGGCCGAAGCGGGCGATATCTTCGTACAGTTTCACCTGCATCACGCCGTACTCTTCCAGAGCGTGCATGGTGCGGGTTTCCGTTTCGCGTGGCTCGATAAAACGCAGCGGTTCCGGAATCGGCACCTGGAAAATCAAAATCTGGTCTTCGGTGAGCGGCGTTTCGGGGATGCGGTGGCGGGTCTGGATGAGCGTGGCGTCTTCGGAGCGTTCGGTGGTGTGCACGCCCGTCACGCGTGTGAAGAAGCTGCGGATCGACACGGCATTGGTGGTGTCGTCTGCGCCCTGGTCGATCACCTTCAGCACGTCCTCCTCGCCAATCACGCTGGCGGTAAGCTGAATTCCGCCGGTTCCCCAGCCGTATGGCATCGGCATTTCACGGCCACCAAACGGCACCTGATAGCCGGGAATCGACACCGCTTTTAAGATGGCGCGGCGGATCATGCGCTTGGTTTGCTCATCCAGATAAGCAAAGTTATATCCGCTGAGGTTAGCCATTTTTGCGCTCCCGTTGCAGACGTTTCAGCAGTTCCAGCTCGGCCTGGAAATCGACGTAGTGAGGCAGTTTGAGGTGCGAGACAAAACCCGCCGCCTCGACGTTATCCGCGTGCGCCAGCACAAACTCTTCGTCCTGCGCCGGGCCCGCAATGTTCTCATCGTAATCAGGGGCCTGTAGCGCGCGGTCTACCAGCGCCATCGCCATCGCTTTGCGTTCGCCCATGCCAAACACCAGCCCGTAGCCGCGCGTAAAATGCGGTTCTTCCTGCGCGGGCGCGACGAATCCGTTGACCATTTCGCACTCGGTGAGCAGCAGTTCGCCGACGTTCACGGCAAAACCCAGCTCTTCCGGCACGATTTCGATCTCCACATGGCCGCTGCGAATTTCCGCCGC
Coding sequences within it:
- a CDS encoding PhnJ protein yields the protein MANLSGYNFAYLDEQTKRMIRRAILKAVSIPGYQVPFGGREMPMPYGWGTGGIQLTASVIGEEDVLKVIDQGADDTTNAVSIRSFFTRVTGVHTTERSEDATLIQTRHRIPETPLTEDQILIFQVPIPEPLRFIEPRETETRTMHALEEYGVMQVKLYEDIARFGHIATTYAYPVKVNGRYVMDPSPIPKFDNPKMDMMPALQLFGAGREKRIYAVPPYTRVESLDFDDHPFTVQEWDEPCAICGSRHSYLDEVVLDDTGKRMFVCSDTDFCRQQSEANGQ